In the genome of Candoia aspera isolate rCanAsp1 chromosome 4, rCanAsp1.hap2, whole genome shotgun sequence, the window CactggaggaaagacaggatataaattatataaataaaaatagaacaactCCCTCCCTCATATTTCCTCATATTTGGAATCATAAAATAACTTGAACTGTTGCAAGTGTAGATTATATGAAACTTGGAAACTGTCTGCAGCTAAAGTCTCTCTCTTGTCTCAATAATATATATAGCAGTCATttacaactgggggtgggggagatgaaaGGAATGCTTGGAGGGCTGGGAGCAGCTGGAGACTGGATTATCATAGAAGTGTTGGTAGTGGTTAATTGGAGAGTAAGTGCTGTGTTGTGGAAAGATACTGTAATGGGCTGGCCATCCTGAAAAAGGAAGAGCAGCAATTTGCTGCTGATTTTACCTTCTAGCTCATTATTTTCCTGCTAGGATCTGAATGTCATATTCTGGATGGACAACATTAATACTAGTCCTTTGCCAGCGTCAGATCACTGCCTGATCTTGCTAATTCCACCACTTTTGACATTTGCAAGGGTGAGACACTGATTAAGAGAGGCTACTCTATGTACCTAATTGTATCCAGAAGGTGCTTGAGGGTTTTCCCAGCAACATCTCTTCTCTGGGCTACACAGGAGATCCTGTGGATCCTCTGTCAAGTGCCTGAAGCCTGTAAGGATCTGGATGGGAATAAACATAAATACTGAACCCTGTCAAGACTGAATAGTTGTTTGTCCAAAATCCTAAAGGTTGTCTGGTTGCCCCTACCCCTACTCTGGAACAGGTTGCATTCCACCTAGAAGGAACAGGCCTGcaatttgagggtcctcctggacctaCAGCTCCTGCTAAAAAAAGCAAGTGGAGTCCATGGCCAAGAGGATCTTTACCCACCATAGGTGGGTGAGCCACCTGTGGAGTGGCAGGTCTAGCAACAATCACCCatgcctttattactttgaaATAGGACCACTACTGCAATACACTCCACTTGGAACTGACcgtgaagactactcagaaactttAAATGGTGCAAAAAGTGGCAGCTTGTATGGTGGCAGGTGAGAACTCCTTTAGCAGTGGAAATGATATTGCAAGTGCTTCATTGGTTGCTAGTTTGTTTCCAGATATAATTCAGAGTGCACATTATTACCTATAAAACTTTAGACAGCTTAGATCCAGAGACAGTCTATCCGCTCTGTCAAATCAACCTATGATTCGATATATCTTAGTTCCCTCTGCTCAGCAAGTTAAAGGGGGTGGGCTTAGAAGAAGGCTTTTTCCACAGCTTCCCCATCTGTATGGAATATGCTGCCCCAGAGACTCAGGACAGCCCTAACACTCCTATAATTTCATAAAGCAACTAAACCTATCGTTATAATagattttgatgattaaatgtaATGCACGAGCATTATTTTTATGAAGTTTTTGAACATAGTTGATATTATTGCCACTGTTGTTAAtattatggtttttaaaatttgattttagtTGTTCAGGGTCTTCAGAACAGAGAGGAATACAAAgtatataaatgcaaaaataaatgaactTGCTCTTAAGATAGATAGCAACAGTGGGACAGCCATGATTTCTTTTGCTTCTATGAAAATTCCCAAAGCTAGGTATGCTTCCTGCACAAATGCACATTTTTTTGTTTACATGTTGGATGATGTTGCAAAAGAAAGGCTTCAACAAAGGCTTCAGCTTCAAAAGCAAGAATTGCTCGTTATTTCCTCGGGACCCAACTCAGAGACACTTCTCATTGCTCCATCACACCTGAgtttgtgaaaaagcaaaacatactGCAATATGGTACACTAAAGGCAGTTCAATCTCTGCACTGCAGACGTGTGAACAATAACTATTTATCAAGTTCATGTTGCAGTGCAGATAAAAACCCAGCAAGAATACTTTATATTTAATAACATGGTAAACTGTTGGTCCATCTAAGAACACTGCTACCCATACTCTTCCATAAAACTCtttgttcatatttttttccagctggAAATTGGGACAGCAGTCTCTACAAGCTAGCATTTTTGCAGCACTGAATCTGACATCCATTGGAGAAACATTTTTCAAGGAGTAAGGCATATGGCATTATTTTAGCGTTGTTAATAATCATAGCAATGCTTGTTGGACTTGTTTCCCATTATTCCTGGGCATGGTATTTTAATTTAACAAAAAGTGGTAGCAATATTGACCATTCCAAACTCTTAATTTTTGTCCTAAAACATGTGAACTAGGGGATTTAAATTCTATTTGTGTAGATGTAGCCTTAAGACTGATTTAAACATGAATATGTATGCACATCAGAAGATACTTACCTGTACCACAGCCACCTGAATATGCTGGCATTATGAGTGAAATATGAGTGCAGTTTTACACCAGCAAAATCACCTGGCTGTGGAATGCTACTATGCAAACAAAAATGCTAGTGCACAGAGTTTTTTATCTATATCCAAAGTTCATAAATACCTAAATGAGTCAATTGTTTGTAGAGGCTCTGCATGGTGGCTATCATATTAAGTCTGTCCTTAAATTTATCAAGATGAAGAAGCCTATACGCTTTGCACTCCATAATACATCTGTTATGTCCACGTCCTCTAAAAACTCAAGATTCAAGCTGACTTCAGGATAGTGCTCCGGTCAAACTAAAAGCCATAATCCATTTTAAGAGCTAAGGTGGGGTAGAATTTAAACCTCTTCCCACTTCCTCAGGTGCTTTTGTCCCAACCATGTCTCCTTGCAATCACCAAACATGACtgagagaaaaataatacagGGAATTGACCTGCCAGGGACACTCCAGTATTCTCTAAATTGGCAGTCCCACTTTTTGTTACTGTATGCTATGAGGACAAAGTGATGCTGAGTCAACCTTGGTTGTTCTCAAAAAGCTAAACCAAATCAGAATTGGTAAATATTTGATTGGAGCTATGAGGAAATACAAGGGCTATAAGTAGATTgggaagccaaaaacaaacaaagaaacccaTTTCCATATAGTTGCCAAGATCAGTTACATTAATATATCTATGAAGTCATCAGGTTATGACACTTTCTGATTAccaattaaaaatcaataaatagcaAAGTAATTTATTAATAGCAAAGTAAAAAAAGTAAGTGAGCTTTTAAGGTTTGCCATGCTCTGTTTCAAATTGCAAtcagcagaaaaataaataaaaactaaaacatcAAGAAAGATAAACTTGGACAGAggcattaaaaatacaaaacggAGGCAGGAAAACATAGAGATGTCAAGTACAATAGTCTGACTTAATTTAGCTGCTAAATGTCACATTAAACTACCTTCTTCCTGCAGTAACTGTGGAACCTATGCCAGGAGCAATTAAAACTGTCAAAAGCCACTACAGTAATATGCCCAAAGTAATATTCCTCTTTTACTACGTATTTTGTTAATGGGATATAGGCCCATGTGAGCAATTCTCTGAATAAAATCTTGCATACTTCTACAAGTGTTTAGATTATACCATCAGGTTGAAAGGCTAGGCTGCATTTTAACTTGACTGAGTTAACACTCTAGCTTCATACATTATGCCAAAACGAACATATTTACTGTTTAGAATAATATGTTACGGCAGACAAAATGTCCTGAAGCAACTGTTCAGCTGTGTTGGCATGACCTTATAATGGGTCTTTTAAGCTTGAAACATTTATATGTGAATTTATAGGTTAAAAGGGAGTAATTGAGTTCATCCCCTCACTTATATTTTGCTTGCTTAATCTAAGAGTAGGCCACCTGCAGGTTCATGTGGCCCCTGAATCCCAGAGCCATATTGGATCACAGCTGTTGAAAATTGACAGTatgatttcctgccattttataatcagaaaaaaaaaaaaactgtagcgTACACCCTAAAAGTGACACCCCAAGAAAATAATGAGTCAGTAAGTCCGTAAGTCAACCACAGATCATCACAATGAAGAATTACATGCTAATACCAATGAAATGCTGGGCACTTCTTTACTATTAGGATGGACATGCAGGAACTAAGGAAGTAGCAATAGAAGAGAAACAGACAAATAATCAGCATTTGTGGGCCTTATGTCATACCTGTTCTCCAACAGAGTCATGCACACAACCTCTCGCACACCAGGATTGTTGGCTTTTTCAACAGAGCAGCTTTGCAGATTCCAAGTGGCCACCCTCAGCACGGGTCTCCCATCCCGCACCCCACCAAACATTTCCACTGTGGGCCTTGTGGAGATCATTTGAGTTGGCCCTCCAGGAGGAAAATCCAAATCCTCACTCTGGAGGCTCAGGGACGTGGGGCTTGGGTGTGGCTTGACACTGAAATTGAGACCACCATTGGTATTAGTGGAAGGGGGTCTTGACCGCTCTGCAAAGATCTGATGCCGGATTTTGTCCAAGAATGAAGAGTTGATACAGTCCATCTTGACCAAGTCCTCAATACTTTTGAAGGGGCCATGCTCTCTGCGGTATTCTACTATGCTGTTGGCAATCTTTTCTGTGATACCACGGATGCTCATGAGCTGAGCAGGGGTGGCTGTGTTAATGTTGATTTTAGTAGCCGAAAGGTGGTCCAGATTCTGGTCTTTCCTTAAAGAGTTGGGCGAGTGCTGTGCAGAATTTCCTTTGCTGCTGACGCAGATCTCAAACTTCACCTGCTCCAGCTTGGCAGCTCCAACTCCACTCACCAAGGCCAAGTCTTCGACTTTCTTGAAGCCACCGATATACTCACGATATTCCACAATGTTTTGGGCTACCATCCTGGTGACCCCAGGAAGAGTCATGAGCTCCTCCTCTGTGGCTGTGTTAATGTTCAGCCTCTCCTGGTTCACGAGGATGTTGCTGAAATTACACGCTGCACTAAATTTACGGCTGTGGCAGAGATCCGAGGGGTCTCTAGGAATGGAGCGGTGGCAGCCAAGGTTACCCCCCATTGTTTCTTGTATATTTTGCAATAATTCCAAGTCAAAGTGGCTCGTTTTCCAGCTTAAATGGGACAAGAGGCTTCCCAGGCTGAGCCGGCTTGGCACTCAGGTTGAAATGACAGCTCTGCTGACAAGTTCCGAAGAAAGAGGGCAAACGGCAAAGCGCCTTTCAGAAAACCCTGGCAACATCACGGGAAGGAGAGACAGTAAACACTCAGCTTAAAATCAGAGTTGCGAACGGCTGGAGTAATCGCTGGCTTCCGAAGGGACTTCAGCGGCCAAGCGGTGGGGAAAGTTAAAAATACGCTAAACACACGCACGCTCGCACGGTGAAAGGCCAGCCACAAAACTCGCGGGTCAATAagcctccctcctttttttttttccttctccccttgAAGGGAAGAAAGCCTTTCTTGTCCCCCTCGTTTCGGCCGGGGTGGCGAAGCGTCCCACATCCGAAGGAGGAGCCCGCAGCCTCCAGTCGACCGAGTCCCTCCAGAGCCGGTGCAGCGCTGTGGTCCCACGCAAAAAGCTCTTCCTACCCGAGCATCTCGCCGGGGATCGTCCGGGAGGGCAACGCGGTTCCTTTTCTAGCAGCTCGTCCCCCCACGTGGGACTCTTCCCTTGCGACCTCCGCTAGTGGATTTCCTAACCTCGCCGCCTTTTGTAAGCCAGGAAGGCGGGGAGAAGCGACCCGATAGCCCGCCCGCCGCCCTCCTTGGGGCTTTCGCAGCCCTCTTTCCCCCACTCCCCGGTCGGCGGGAGCTTCTGCCTTGCTCCAAAGGCTTCTCCGCGACCGCCCCTTGAGAGCTGGAGGCCGCCCACCCCGGGGGCAAGGGCAGTGCCCCCAACAACCAGCAGCGACGGCAGGCTCGGCTCCCCCCGCCGGGAGCCTGACTTGTTATGCGCGCGAGTTGTGGAGCTCAGCGGCGGCGCGGGCGTCAATGGCCGGACCGCCTCTCTGCACAGCGGAGGCGGGGCCTGCGTTCTCGCGCTGGGGTTATCTGGACTGTTGCCGCTGGGCTGGCCGGCTGACGGTCCGCCAGAGCCCAGCTgcaaaggggagagtggcgtagGCCGAACTTTGGGGCCTCGGTTGCCCCCCTTCCAGCTtaacctcccccctccccggtCCCCGCATACAGAACACACACCTTTGGCCTTGTGAGTCCAGGCTGCATCTGACTGATTGTCCCTCCAGAATACCTCATCCCTCTGGCCTCTACACACACGGCGTGACTGTTGCACATTAACTGGCCCTGTATGCTAGGTATGCATGCGTTTCCGTGCGCTCGGGGACGGAGTCGGGGAGACGCGCCCTGCTGGCTTTGCCTGGCAGAGCTTCGATTTGCAGGGACGACGGCTATCGGGAGAGAGAGACCTCAACAGgtcagacagagaaagaaacaggaGGACATCACGTGTTCTTCAAGTAGGCTGCAGACTGATGTTTCTGGCGCTGGATGGGTCCAAGAGCTTTTGGCATTTGGAAGGTTATTGAAGCTTCTTGGGCTTGAAGAGTTTTCTGGTGTTTAATCAGCCAATGCTGGTAATTCCCAAAAGTGCAACTGATAAAAAAGAGTCCAGAAGCAGCTCCCGGGCTAAACAAACGGCCCGCCACTGCTCCGTAATAGGCTGCTGACACTGCAGATTGATCCCGGAAAGTTGCTTCCGGAGGAGGCTTTTGCGAGGCGATACGTCAGAAAAAGGGCGGGGGCGGGGCATTCAGGTGTTTTCACCTTTCACTTATAATACCCTGGGAAAAACTGGGGGGCCTTCTGAAAACAAGTGACCCTTCTTTAGCGACTGTAATAGCTTGTCTTGCAATTGGGAGCGTGCAGTGGTATCAAATACgcatgaaatacaaaataataattcattaaacttgtatgccggaGGACTGTCAACGACTCTGGAGGCTCACAACAATCgaacaaaacaattaataaaatcaataacaGATAAAGATAGAAGATGACAAGTGCCATGAAGCAGAGGTCTCACTCTCACTCATTCTCATTCACAAAGGCCTCTGGGTGAATTGCTGCAATTCCTTCATCCCTTTGTCCCAGAAGCAGcagtgtgtttctttttttctctgcccccacccccagtacaTAGAGTATTAAAGCCACCCAAGGAAGGTTTCACTATGAACCTAACACTGGTATTAAAGCCACTGGTTTTAATACCAGTGTTCTGTTCATAGTGAAACCTTCCTTGGATTACACAAAatgtaaattattaaatattaatataatataaggAGAAGCAGGATAGAGCTATGTGCCTGTGCCCCCACCTCTAACTTGGCTAGGATGATGGATAAGGTTGGAAGAGAGCTGTTAAGTggcaaaaatactttttttcaaaggaaaagtgaAGAAGATTGCAGATCATTCGTCATAATATTATAGGCATTAACCAGTCAGCGCAGCATTTTTCCTCAGACGTACTGTAAATTTAATCAACTCTTTTTCTTTAGAGCTAAAAAATGCCCGGAAAGAAAAGGTCCATTTCACTGAACAAAATCAGGCTacaatatttcaaaatgtgaGGCCATTAATTATTCTGGAATTCAAATTCTTGTTCAGTTCTGAAGCCCACTGAGTATAACTCGAAGATTGAGTTCaggcatcatgctaagccataatttaaccatggtttattgaataaaagaGAGTTGTGTGCTCACAAGATGCTAACCCAAAAGTTACTGTGGATGTAAACATttagaccttcagcaaaggatcgttaccttgtcgtggtgctggagcttgagcacctcaatgatgccatgagctaaaccgtgaagggccacccaagacgggaaggtcatgacagagaggtcagactaaatgcgatccctggggaaggtaatggcaacccaccccagtattcttgccgtgaaaactaaatggatcagtacaaccagagatatgtcggtataccatcggaagatgagacccccaggttggaagatggtcaaaatgctactggggaggaacagaggatgagttcaactagccccagatgtgatgacgcagctagctcaaagccgaaaggacggctagcggccgacagtgctggtggtgaacggcgaatccgatgttctaaggatcaacacaccattggaacctggaatgtaagatctatgagccagggcaaattggatgtggttattggtgagatgtcaagattaaagatagacattttgggcgtcagtgaactgaaatggactggaatgggccacttcacatcaaatgaccaccagatctactactgtggacaagaggaccacagaagaaatggagtagccttcataattaatagtcaagtggctaaagcagtgcttggatacaatccaaaaaacgacagaatgatctcaattcgaattcagggcaagccatctaacatcacagtgatccaaatatacgccccaaccacagatgctgaagaagctgaagtagagcagttctgcagcacctactggacaacacacctaaaagagatgttattttcatcacaggagactggaatgctaaggtgggcagtcaaatgacacctggaattacagctaagtatggcctgggagaacaaaacgaagcaggacataggctgatagaattttgccaagacaattcactctgcataacaaacactctcttccaacaacctaagagacagctttatacatggacttcaccagatggacaacaccgaaatcagattgactacatcctttgcagccaaaggtggcagacatctgtacagtcggtaaaaacaagacctggagctgactgtagttcagatcacgaacttcttcttgcacaatttaggatcagactaaagagattagggaagacccacagatcagctagatatgagctcactaatattcctaaggaatatgcagtggaggtgaagaatagatttaagggactggacttagtagatagggtcctggaagaactatggacagaagtttgcaacattgtccaggaggcagcaacaaaatacatcccaaggaaagagaaaaccaagaaggcaaaatggctgtctgctgagacactagaagtaggccaagaaagaaggaaagcaaaaggcaacagtgacagggggagatatgcccaattaaatgcaaaattccagaggttagccagaagagataaggaattatttttaaacaagcaatgcgcagaaatggaagaagacaatagaataggaaggacaagagacctcttccagaaaattagaaacatcgtaggtaaattccaggccaaaatgagtatgatcaaaaacaaagatggcaaggacctaacagaagaagaagagatcaagaaaaggtggcaagaatatacggaagacctgtataggaaggataacaatatcggggatagctttgacggtgtggtcagggagctagagccagacatcctgaagagtgaggttgagtgggccttaagaagcattgctaataagaaggcagcaggagatgatggcatcccagctgaactgttcaaaatcttacaagatgatgctgtcaaggtaatgcatgctatatgccagcaaatttggaaaacacaagaatggccatcagattggaaaaaatcaacttatatccccataccaaaaaagggaaacactaaagaatgttcaaactatcgaacagtggcactcatttcacatgccagtaaggtaatgctcaagatcctacaaggtagacttcagcagttcatggagcgagaattgccagatgtacaagctggctttagaaaaggcagaggaactagagaccaaattgccaatatctgctggataatggaaaaagccagggagtttcagaaaaacatctatttctgttttattgactattctaaagcctttggctgtgtggaccataacaaattgtggcaagttcttagtggtatggggataccaagtcatcttgtatgcctcctgaagaatctgtataatgaccaagtagcaacagtaagaacagaccatggaacaacggactggtttaagattgggaaaggagtacggcagggctgtatactctcaccctacctattcaacttgtatgcagaacacatcatgcgacaagctggccttgaggaatccaaggctgga includes:
- the EEPD1 gene encoding endonuclease/exonuclease/phosphatase family domain-containing protein 1, coding for MGGNLGCHRSIPRDPSDLCHSRKFSAACNFSNILVNQERLNINTATEEELMTLPGVTRMVAQNIVEYREYIGGFKKVEDLALVSGVGAAKLEQVKFEICVSSKGNSAQHSPNSLRKDQNLDHLSATKININTATPAQLMSIRGITEKIANSIVEYRREHGPFKSIEDLVKMDCINSSFLDKIRHQIFAERSRPPSTNTNGGLNFSVKPHPSPTSLSLQSEDLDFPPGGPTQMISTRPTVEMFGGVRDGRPVLRVATWNLQSCSVEKANNPGVREVVCMTLLENSIKLLAVQELIDRDALEKFCMELNQPTLPNIRKWKGPRGCWKGIISEKLSGHLEKCVEYSGFLWDTTAGIELKDATSSEGTHTNGNGRQVHPHPYIAHFKVGVNDLILVNLHLVPLPSTGENSVKNHNSHKLAVFAHTVQETLKGEKDVIILGDFSQPPDTSDHDLLRKERFHHLVPASTFTNISTKNPQGSKSLDNIWISRGLKKIFTGHWAVVREGLTNPWIPDNWSWGGVASSHCPVLAEFYIERDWNRKDLTQNGSGVMMECTDLNSKHER